The Phycodurus eques isolate BA_2022a chromosome 5, UOR_Pequ_1.1, whole genome shotgun sequence DNA segment ACAAAGCATACCTCCAAAATTGTGACATGAAGTCCATTAGCTACGATTAAAATTTGCTTTCTTCAGAAAACGGAGGCGTGGGAGGCTGAGAAGACTGTGGCAGACATGGAGGAGTACTCGTGGGAGGACAGCCCATCCCAGAAGAACATCTTGGACACGCTGTTGCGCGAGTCGGACGCCGGTGAGGAAGAACGTGAGCGTCTATTGGGCAGGACCGAAGTGCAAGAGTACAAGGACTCGGTCACCAGACTGAAGAACCAAGGCGACAGCGAGGGCGTCATGCTGCAGTATAAAGAGGCTGTCAAGAAAGTCCTCAAGATATGACCTGTAGCAACATTACAAAGGAAATGTACTACGATGTCTACCATACCTAATTTGTTGTAGGGCCAAGCTCGATGGCTAACTGCACTGTCGTGGGAGAAATGGTACAAGGTTTTGTTACTAACTCGCATTTGCCAGGAATaggcacacacaaaatgaaggcGTTCTGTACTTATACAGTGGGGGAGGGCCGACTCATGCTGGGAAGCCTGGTTGTGTCAGCAGGCACCAATTTAGACCCCTCTCCCCCGGGCCCCAAAATCTTGAAAATGGAGAACGTCAAAGAGTTTCATGTAATACGGAAATAACTTCAAtccctttttaaagaaaaaataaataaatcaatcaatttcaATCCAAAAAACGCACTGTCTTCACATTcttgaaataatacaaacatcCCTGTGTTATAAcctatttttatttagaaagaaaacaagtttgtcatgttttttcttgatttatttttttttcccctcaaaagaATTTTTCGTGCGAGAATTACTTCATGCCAATAAAatttctttattcttgtaatatctttttttctcagaaaaactTTCAGATAGAAAATGTAAGTCTTTATTCTAAGATTatattttttcctcccaaaaatataaataatgaaaaaaaactttcaaaaagaaaaaaaaaggggtatATGTCCAACGACAAAGATTCTAAtctaaattctaaattaatattAATGGTTCTAtgactgtatgtgccctgcaattgcctgTTAACCAATTTAGGGTTTAGCCCACCTCTCGCAGAAGCAAGCTGGAATAGGATCAATTTCcaagacccttgtgaggataagcagcagagaaaatggatggtagtTTAATTAGCGTCAGGattccttggaaaaatgtctctatGGTAAGGGGTCCCAGGAACgcaaaagtttgaaaaccccTGTAACCGTTAAAAGAGAATTCCAGATCAGAACCCCCTTCAAAACCTTCAGTTAGTTGTTACCCTCTACGACCAGCTCATACTTGATCTCACGCATGGCCCGTCGTCTCCCGGACGTCCGGTAGCattccatcctcctcctcttcatcctccagTTTGCAAACATCCAGACGGAAAAGCCCAGCAATACCGCGACACAGGTGACCAGCACAACCGGCAGGCCGTGATACCCGGGTCTTAAATCCGCCGAGGTGTCTTCTCCACCCGGCGTTGAACCTCGTTCCTTATCCGACGTCTGGGTCCTCAAATTGTTACTGTCTCGCTCTTGAAATGACGTCTGGGTACTCGGATTGTTAGTGCCCTGCTCTTTAACCGACGTTTGGGTGCTCAGATTGTTGGTGTCTCGCTCTTTAACGGATGTTTGCGTACTTAGATCAtttttgtcttgctttttaacTGACGATTTGGTGCTCAGATTGTTAGTGTGCCGCTTTTTAAACCATGTTTGGGTGCTCGGATCGTTGGTGTTTTGCTCTTTAACAGACGATCCAGTGCTCAGAtcctttgtctctctctctctaaccaACAATTGGGTGCTTGGATCATTTTTGCTTTGCTCTTTAACAGATATCTGGGTGCTCAGATCTTTGGTGTCTCGCTCTTTAAACCACGTTTGGGTGCTCAGATTGTTAGTGTGTCGCTTTTTAAACCATGTTTGGGTGCTCGGATCCTTAGTGTCTCGCTCTGTAACCAACGAGTGGTTGCTCAGATCATTTGTGTTTCGCTCTTTAACCGATGTGTGGGTGCTCGGTTCCTTGGTCTCTCGCTTTTTAACTGACAATTGGGTGTTCAAATCATCGGTGTCATGCTCTTTAACAGACAATTGGGCGCTCAGATCACTGGTTTCTTGCTCATTAACCCATGTTTGGGTGCTCGGATCATTGGTGTCTTGGACTTTAACCAAAGTGTGGCTCCTCAGATCGCCGCCTGTGGACGTAGAGGATGTCTGAGGACGGTCGGTGGTAGTTGTGGACGGTAAGGTAGGAGGTGTTGGGACACGGTAAGGACCAAAGGGGGTGGTTTGGGAGGATGGAGGAGCTATGGTTATCTGGAATGTGGTGATGGCTGATGAGGGAGGTTTCAGAGCGACTGTTGAGGGTTTCCTGGTGGTTTTGGGAGTGCCAGTGGTGCTGGAGGTGGTTGGTTTAAGGGTGGCAACAGGTGGAGGTGCATGAAAGAATTGTCGCTTATCCAAGGGAAGCGGGTCAGAGGCGTTGACGTGACTCACGTGGACGTGGGAGGTCAGGTGTTTGCCAAACACCAACAGGTCTGGATCCATACCTGAACAAGTCATTTACCACATTTAGGTCTTTTCAGTAACTCATCAAAAAGCTGTTTCCTATCCCACATGTTCGATGGACTGACAAGAGACCAGAAATAATGAACCTCTGGTGTCCTATACGCCACTGCAATATTGTTAAAGTTCAAATAAAAGTATACGTGTGAGGATTCCGTACGTCTACAGATTTTGTACATTATCATGGACTTCCAAATTCTGTATATCATCACTGTCCAATAAAACGTCTCCAAATTCTGTATATTATTGCCGTCCAACGAAAAGCATATCTCTAACTATATCTCATTATCTTGTATACTATCACTAtccaataaaaagtaaaaagtattgcTAAATTATGCAGCTCAACACtgtcagataaaaaaaacaaaaacacagactgtcactgtccaatgaggaccatgtactgtacatccaattttttttttgttgctgtccaATTAAAAGCATATAcagtgtctaaaaaaaaaatctgca contains these protein-coding regions:
- the LOC133403247 gene encoding uncharacterized protein LOC133403247, with the translated sequence MNVSRYLLALFVVVRRAESHCSPTSYYKNCWVRSFPGVLVDTEASEKRGARLLRTYREESALTCSRSCCLSRNASCNVAVFHHDASQDNCCHLHCPALQSCIVNRSTNAVLYNITHGMDPDLLVFGKHLTSHVHVSHVNASDPLPLDKRQFFHAPPPVATLKPTTSSTTGTPKTTRKPSTVALKPPSSAITTFQITIAPPSSQTTPFGPYRVPTPPTLPSTTTTDRPQTSSTSTGGDLRSHTLVKVQDTNDPSTQTWVNEQETSDLSAQLSVKEHDTDDLNTQLSVKKRETKEPSTHTSVKERNTNDLSNHSLVTERDTKDPSTQTWFKKRHTNNLSTQTWFKERDTKDLSTQISVKEQSKNDPSTQLLVRERETKDLSTGSSVKEQNTNDPSTQTWFKKRHTNNLSTKSSVKKQDKNDLSTQTSVKERDTNNLSTQTSVKEQGTNNPSTQTSFQERDSNNLRTQTSDKERGSTPGGEDTSADLRPGYHGLPVVLVTCVAVLLGFSVWMFANWRMKRRRMECYRTSGRRRAMREIKYELVVEGNN